In one Vulgatibacter incomptus genomic region, the following are encoded:
- a CDS encoding YggT family protein — protein MNPETILLIARFLDLVSWLVILRVILSWVIRDPANPIARLLGTLTDPLLRPLSRVLTFGGLDLAPMAFLLVLGVIKRLLLEQA, from the coding sequence ATGAATCCCGAGACCATCCTCCTGATCGCCCGCTTTCTCGACCTCGTCTCGTGGCTCGTGATCCTTCGGGTCATCCTCTCCTGGGTGATCCGCGATCCGGCCAACCCGATCGCGCGCCTGCTCGGCACCCTCACCGACCCGCTCCTCCGCCCGCTCTCGCGCGTCCTAACGTTCGGCGGCCTGGACCTCGCGCCGATGGCGTTCCTGCTCGTGCTGGGCGTGATCAAGCGCCTCCTGCTGGAGCAGGCGTAG
- the alaS gene encoding alanine--tRNA ligase, whose amino-acid sequence MATPKAPLTGSEIRSAFLSFFEQRGHRPVRSSALVPANDPTLLFTNAGMVQFKDVFTGREKRDYNRATTSQKCVRAGGKHNDLENVGYTARHHTFFEMLGNFSFGDYFKRDAIAYAWELLTSVLAIPVDRLAVTVFEGTPEIPADTEAEDIWREVAGVAPDRIIRLGLKDNFWMMGETGPCGPCSEIHFFQGADVPCQEEAAGRPCQGVACDCDRWMEIWNLVFMQFERDAQGKMSALPRPSIDTGAGLERLAAVLQGKRTNYDTDLLQAIISAVGRVAGKTYDTAPESEKTSMRVVADHARAAAFLVADGVLPSNEGRGYVLRRIMRRAIRHGTTLGLDKLFFHEVCAAVIAEMHAAYPELRDGEKLILEVARNEESGFRRTLSRGLQLIGEEIESRKGGDRLLPGDVVFKLYDTYGFPVDLTRIIAEEHGFFIDEKGFEAHLEAQRERSTFAGSGEAAVGALYLGLATELGETSFVGYEALETRGKILAILKGGQRVSSATAGDEVEVILDRTSFYGESGGQVGDEGALAGPGIDGSRGELRIEIRDTQKPAGNLIVHLGKVVSGLVHVGEEVDALVDGERRRAIKANHSATHLLHRVLKDVLGEHVKQAGSVVAPDHMRFDYTHFQAPSPEQLEDVEERVNRMIRDDAAATTQLLSLDEARASGAVALFGEKYGETVRVIQVHPASRELCGGTHTTRTGEIGFFKVTSEASIAAGVRRIVAVTGEGALRWVQERDRDLRAAAGLLRAAPGELASKIDAAQKRMRDLEKELDAARKKLAAAKSGDLLAQAREIRGVKVLVTRAEGDAQALRELADKLRDKLGSGIIALGGESDGKAVLLVAATPDVVAKGIKAGDLVREMAKEVGGKGGGKPDLAQAGGPDPSKLDQALAKLDELLP is encoded by the coding sequence ATGGCCACCCCCAAGGCTCCCCTCACCGGCTCCGAGATCCGCTCGGCCTTCCTCTCCTTCTTCGAGCAGCGCGGCCACCGCCCCGTCCGCAGCTCGGCGCTGGTGCCGGCGAACGACCCCACCCTCCTCTTCACCAACGCAGGGATGGTCCAGTTCAAGGACGTCTTCACCGGACGTGAGAAGCGGGACTACAACCGCGCGACCACGTCGCAGAAGTGCGTGCGCGCCGGCGGCAAGCACAACGACCTCGAGAACGTGGGCTACACCGCCAGGCACCACACGTTCTTCGAGATGCTGGGGAACTTCTCCTTCGGCGACTACTTCAAGCGCGACGCCATCGCCTACGCCTGGGAGCTCCTCACCTCCGTCCTCGCCATCCCCGTGGATCGCCTGGCGGTGACGGTCTTCGAGGGCACCCCCGAGATCCCGGCGGACACCGAGGCCGAGGACATCTGGCGCGAGGTCGCCGGCGTGGCCCCCGACCGGATCATCCGCCTGGGCCTGAAGGACAACTTCTGGATGATGGGCGAGACCGGCCCGTGCGGACCGTGCTCGGAGATCCACTTCTTCCAGGGCGCCGACGTCCCCTGCCAGGAGGAGGCCGCCGGGCGCCCGTGCCAGGGCGTGGCCTGCGACTGCGACCGCTGGATGGAGATCTGGAACCTGGTCTTCATGCAGTTCGAGCGCGACGCCCAAGGGAAGATGAGCGCGCTCCCGCGGCCCTCGATCGACACGGGCGCCGGCCTCGAGCGCCTCGCCGCCGTGCTGCAGGGAAAGCGCACCAACTACGACACCGACCTGCTCCAGGCGATCATCTCCGCCGTGGGGCGGGTGGCCGGCAAGACCTACGACACCGCACCCGAGAGCGAGAAGACCTCGATGCGCGTGGTCGCCGACCACGCGCGCGCGGCTGCGTTCCTCGTGGCCGACGGCGTGCTCCCCTCCAACGAGGGCCGGGGCTACGTGCTCCGCCGGATCATGCGCCGGGCCATCCGGCACGGCACCACCCTCGGCCTGGACAAGCTCTTCTTCCACGAGGTCTGCGCGGCGGTGATCGCGGAGATGCACGCCGCCTACCCGGAGCTCCGCGATGGCGAGAAGCTGATCCTCGAGGTGGCGCGCAACGAGGAGTCCGGGTTCCGGCGAACCCTGAGCCGGGGCCTGCAGCTCATCGGCGAGGAGATCGAGTCGCGCAAGGGCGGCGACCGGCTCCTCCCCGGCGACGTGGTCTTCAAGCTCTACGACACCTACGGCTTCCCGGTGGACCTCACCCGGATCATCGCCGAAGAGCACGGCTTCTTCATCGACGAGAAGGGCTTCGAGGCGCACCTCGAGGCGCAGCGGGAGCGCTCCACCTTCGCGGGCTCCGGCGAGGCCGCCGTCGGCGCGCTCTACCTCGGCCTCGCCACCGAGCTGGGCGAGACGAGCTTCGTCGGCTACGAGGCCCTGGAGACCCGCGGCAAGATCCTCGCGATCCTGAAGGGCGGCCAGCGCGTGTCCTCCGCCACAGCCGGCGACGAGGTGGAGGTGATCCTCGATCGCACCTCCTTCTACGGCGAGAGCGGCGGCCAGGTCGGCGACGAGGGCGCCCTCGCCGGCCCCGGCATCGACGGCTCCCGCGGCGAGCTGCGGATCGAGATCCGCGACACCCAGAAGCCCGCGGGCAATCTCATCGTCCACCTGGGCAAGGTGGTCTCCGGCCTCGTCCACGTGGGCGAGGAGGTGGACGCCCTCGTCGACGGCGAGCGCCGCCGGGCGATCAAGGCGAACCACAGCGCCACCCACCTGCTGCACCGGGTGCTCAAGGACGTCCTCGGCGAGCACGTGAAGCAGGCGGGCTCGGTGGTGGCGCCGGACCACATGCGGTTCGACTACACGCACTTCCAGGCGCCGAGCCCCGAGCAGCTCGAGGACGTGGAGGAGCGGGTGAACCGCATGATCCGCGACGACGCCGCGGCGACCACCCAGCTCCTCTCCCTCGACGAGGCGCGGGCCTCCGGCGCCGTGGCCCTCTTCGGCGAGAAGTACGGCGAGACCGTGCGGGTGATCCAGGTCCACCCGGCCTCCCGCGAGCTCTGCGGCGGCACCCACACGACGCGCACGGGCGAGATCGGCTTCTTCAAGGTCACCAGCGAGGCGTCCATCGCCGCCGGGGTCCGGCGGATCGTCGCCGTCACCGGCGAAGGGGCGCTGCGCTGGGTGCAGGAGCGCGACCGCGACCTCCGCGCCGCCGCCGGCCTCCTCCGCGCCGCCCCCGGCGAGCTGGCCTCCAAGATCGACGCGGCCCAGAAGCGCATGCGGGACCTCGAGAAGGAGCTCGACGCCGCGCGCAAGAAGCTGGCCGCCGCGAAGTCCGGCGACCTCCTCGCACAGGCCCGCGAGATCCGCGGCGTGAAGGTGCTCGTGACCCGCGCCGAGGGCGACGCCCAGGCGCTCCGCGAGCTCGCCGACAAGCTCCGCGACAAGCTGGGCTCGGGCATCATCGCCCTCGGCGGCGAGTCCGACGGCAAGGCTGTGCTCCTCGTGGCCGCGACGCCAGACGTCGTCGCCAAGGGGATCAAGGCGGGTGACCTGGTGAGGGAGATGGCCAAGGAGGTCGGCGGAAAGGGCGGCGGCAAGCCCGACCTGGCCCAGGCCGGCGGCCCCGATCCCTCGAAGCTCGACCAGGCCCTCGCGAAGCTGGACGAGCTGCTGCCGTAG
- the rpsI gene encoding 30S ribosomal protein S9 translates to MEKTYATGRRKEAVARVWIWPGEGKITINERPIDEYFGRETSKMVLMQALEVVDQKGKMDMNVNVCGGGLTGQAGAIRHGLSRALAKLDPELRPVLKKAGFLTRDSRAVERKKYGQPGARKRFQFSKR, encoded by the coding sequence ATGGAGAAGACGTACGCGACGGGGCGCCGCAAGGAAGCAGTGGCCCGCGTCTGGATTTGGCCCGGTGAGGGCAAGATCACCATCAACGAGCGCCCGATCGACGAGTACTTCGGTCGTGAGACCTCGAAGATGGTGCTGATGCAGGCCCTCGAGGTCGTCGACCAGAAGGGCAAGATGGACATGAACGTGAACGTCTGCGGCGGTGGCCTCACCGGCCAGGCCGGCGCGATCCGTCACGGTCTCTCTCGCGCCCTCGCGAAGCTCGACCCCGAGCTCCGCCCGGTGCTGAAGAAGGCCGGCTTCCTCACCCGCGACTCCCGCGCGGTCGAGCGCAAGAAGTACGGCCAGCCCGGCGCCCGCAAGCGCTTCCAGTTCTCCAAGCGCTAG
- a CDS encoding histidine kinase dimerization/phospho-acceptor domain-containing protein has protein sequence MRDPSISIAAPWASGAVAGILDECLADAGLDVGVLAPDGAGRLRLSSGAWVPLPSPAEWLRVASQAADRPGLAEAKRGDEIWLAAKVRYDGSGDAGTVVTSISAGDPVRLGFARSLLRAIARALGELAGRWAAVFAHARTSSREQAARRGVAERDERLAVVSHDLRNPLASIVANAGFLETLAPHDEQGQRFLRRVAAIRRASDRMGRLIGQLLETGGLPEAAPLRLLQQEALDHAQHEQERHRREVQAAER, from the coding sequence GTGCGCGACCCATCGATCTCGATCGCCGCCCCCTGGGCGAGCGGCGCGGTCGCCGGCATCCTCGACGAGTGCCTCGCGGACGCCGGACTCGACGTCGGCGTCCTCGCTCCGGACGGCGCGGGCAGGCTCCGGCTCTCCAGCGGTGCCTGGGTCCCATTGCCCTCCCCCGCCGAGTGGCTTCGCGTGGCCAGCCAGGCCGCCGACCGTCCGGGCCTCGCCGAGGCGAAGCGCGGCGACGAGATCTGGCTCGCTGCGAAGGTGAGGTACGACGGGAGCGGCGACGCGGGCACGGTCGTCACCTCGATCTCGGCAGGCGATCCGGTGCGGCTCGGCTTCGCGCGCTCGCTGCTCCGCGCGATCGCCAGGGCGCTGGGGGAGCTCGCCGGCCGCTGGGCGGCGGTCTTCGCGCACGCCCGGACCTCCTCCCGCGAGCAGGCGGCGCGCCGGGGCGTAGCCGAGCGGGACGAGCGCCTCGCCGTGGTCTCCCACGATTTGCGCAACCCCCTGGCTTCGATCGTCGCGAACGCCGGCTTCCTCGAGACGCTGGCGCCCCACGACGAGCAGGGACAGCGCTTCCTCCGGCGGGTGGCCGCGATCCGCCGTGCATCCGACCGGATGGGCCGGCTCATCGGCCAACTGCTGGAGACGGGCGGGCTCCCGGAGGCGGCGCCGCTACGCCTGCTCCAGCAGGAGGCGCTTGATCACGCCCAGCACGAGCAGGAACGCCATCGGCGCGAGGTCCAGGCCGCCGAACGTTAG
- a CDS encoding nucleotidyltransferase: MADPIRGEEKSTRRAASESNGGRARQVDQRPAIERGAHLLALSTLKSAEIPFVVAGAYALHVYTGIYRETKDLDIFLRRQDVDRALEVLAETGFKTSLLDPVWLAKAYATDNYFADLIFSSGNGVAVVDDIWLARAQGAVIHGLPVLLAAPEEIIWSKAFVCERERFDGADVNHIILACGDKMDWRHLLDRFEPYWEILLAHMIMYRFSYPGQRDRVPQPIFAELLERSRVQANDPAAETVCRGLLLSRAQYRVDLEHWGYRDARMLEVEGFRANRQGDPARGGR; the protein is encoded by the coding sequence GTGGCGGATCCGATTCGGGGCGAGGAAAAGAGCACCAGGCGTGCCGCCTCCGAATCGAACGGAGGCCGCGCGAGGCAGGTCGATCAGCGGCCGGCCATCGAGCGCGGCGCCCACCTGCTCGCCCTCTCCACCCTCAAGAGCGCGGAGATCCCCTTCGTCGTGGCGGGCGCATATGCGCTCCACGTCTACACCGGCATCTACCGGGAGACGAAGGACCTCGACATCTTCCTGCGCCGCCAGGACGTGGATCGCGCGCTGGAGGTCCTGGCGGAGACCGGGTTCAAGACCTCCCTCCTCGACCCCGTCTGGCTCGCGAAGGCCTACGCCACCGACAACTACTTCGCCGACCTGATCTTCAGCTCGGGCAACGGCGTCGCCGTGGTGGACGACATCTGGCTCGCGCGGGCCCAGGGCGCCGTGATCCACGGGCTCCCGGTGCTCCTCGCCGCCCCGGAGGAGATCATCTGGTCCAAGGCCTTCGTCTGCGAACGCGAGCGCTTCGACGGGGCCGACGTGAACCACATCATCCTGGCGTGCGGCGACAAGATGGACTGGCGCCACCTCCTGGACCGCTTCGAGCCCTACTGGGAGATCCTGCTCGCGCACATGATCATGTACCGCTTCAGCTACCCCGGACAGCGGGATCGGGTCCCGCAGCCGATCTTCGCGGAGCTCCTGGAGCGCAGCCGGGTGCAGGCGAACGATCCCGCCGCCGAGACCGTGTGCCGGGGGCTGCTCCTCTCACGCGCCCAGTACCGGGTGGACCTGGAGCATTGGGGCTACCGGGACGCGCGCATGCTCGAAGTGGAGGGATTCCGTGCCAATCGACAAGGCGATCCGGCTCGCGGCGGTCGGTGA
- a CDS encoding PilZ domain-containing protein codes for MYAEPVRRRHPRVEAGFPVSLRAEGHTLVRIARNLSMTGLLVDGVEAAPGARFVAELRLPDEQRTLSITCEVLGTVRHDGTRALHFLDLDWDDMFALARFLAPRLG; via the coding sequence ATGTACGCAGAGCCGGTACGCCGAAGGCACCCCCGCGTGGAGGCGGGCTTTCCCGTCTCGCTCCGGGCCGAGGGACATACGCTCGTCCGGATCGCCCGCAACCTCTCCATGACCGGCCTCCTCGTGGACGGGGTCGAGGCAGCCCCCGGCGCCCGCTTCGTGGCCGAGCTTCGCCTCCCCGACGAGCAGCGCACCCTCTCGATCACCTGCGAGGTCCTCGGCACCGTTCGGCATGACGGCACCCGAGCGCTCCATTTCCTGGATCTCGACTGGGACGACATGTTCGCCCTGGCGCGCTTCCTGGCCCCGCGGCTGGGCTAG
- a CDS encoding glycerophosphodiester phosphodiesterase — MHPYLRGLRPTLHISHRGGAALAPENTLVAFRQAIDRYSTAMLELDVQGTADGELVVFHDDTLDRCTEAKGPVAERTLAELRALDAGYRFTIDGGATFPWRGRGVRIPTLREVIEDFPGTKLHVELKPDRPEVEPAFASLVRGEPGRFCVGSEHDRVAHRLSAALPDACLFYPRIALTELVTALRLGIAPPRDDRFLVIDMPLSYDGVRLVSRDLLEKAAALGKWVNVWTVDDPEEMRRLVDEGVGGIMSDRPDLLREVLDEAEAG, encoded by the coding sequence ATGCATCCCTACCTGAGAGGGCTTCGGCCCACCCTCCACATCTCCCACCGCGGCGGCGCCGCCCTGGCGCCCGAGAACACCCTGGTCGCCTTCCGCCAGGCGATCGACCGCTACTCCACGGCGATGCTGGAGCTCGACGTCCAGGGAACCGCCGACGGTGAGCTCGTCGTCTTCCACGACGACACCCTCGATCGGTGCACGGAGGCGAAGGGCCCCGTCGCAGAGCGGACCCTCGCCGAGCTCCGCGCTCTCGACGCCGGCTACCGCTTCACGATCGACGGCGGCGCCACCTTCCCCTGGCGGGGCCGCGGCGTGCGGATCCCGACCCTTCGGGAGGTGATCGAGGACTTCCCTGGAACGAAGCTCCACGTCGAGCTCAAGCCCGACCGCCCGGAGGTCGAGCCCGCCTTCGCCTCCCTCGTGAGGGGCGAGCCCGGACGCTTCTGCGTCGGCTCCGAGCACGATCGAGTGGCCCATCGCCTATCGGCGGCGCTGCCGGACGCTTGCCTCTTCTATCCGCGGATCGCCCTCACCGAGCTCGTGACCGCCCTTCGGCTCGGCATCGCGCCGCCTCGGGACGATCGCTTCCTGGTGATCGACATGCCGCTCTCCTACGACGGGGTCCGCTTGGTGAGCCGCGATCTCCTCGAGAAGGCCGCGGCGCTGGGCAAGTGGGTGAACGTCTGGACGGTGGACGACCCCGAGGAAATGCGGCGGCTCGTGGACGAGGGGGTGGGCGGGATCATGTCGGATCGCCCCGATCTCCTCAGGGAGGTGCTGGACGAGGCGGAGGCAGGTTGA
- a CDS encoding ATP-dependent helicase, whose product MIDLSTLNPPQREAVITTEGPLLVLAGAGSGKTRVIVHRIAWILQQGNPATSVLAMTFTNKAASEMRERVGQLVSSRKSKELTLGTFHAFGLHLLRQEHKRIGYPRQFTIADAGDQAALVKRAMREVKIDDRSFDPRRILGLLSLAKCEGIQPGEPIARPGRPTIHGEEYELVAEEVYPRYESALRAMAMVDFDDLIGLPIKLLREHQELRDRLNDRFRYLLVDEYQDTNRTQLELLKLLGLPRGNVCAVGDDDQAIYGWRGAEVENILRFHLHFPGAKEVRLEQNYRSFGNILDCANEVIAKNEARKVKALFTERGGGEKVRVVTCPNDEAEARFAVGELRASIAGGRRPGDHAILYRTNLQSRAFEEVLRAEGVPYEVVGGTEFFDRREVKDLLAYLRLFVNNGDEVSLLRIVNFPARGIGDATMEKVRHRATVEALPLLKAMRKAAAGAWPEVAPAAGRIQAFVEIVDRYSNRLVEGEPASRLARELCEEVDLRGAIASQMTSAAAASRRIGLIDETLVSLERFEAREGKKHSLAQYLAQLTLDRRDDEPALPGDRVVMMTLHAAKGLEFPVVFLAGLEEDLLPHKGIQGGPQDLPEERRLAYVGITRARERLFLTRSAARLSRGKEVPRTPSRFLSDLPGHAIEEIDIAQPTEASELRSETFFDELLARLESR is encoded by the coding sequence ATGATCGACCTCTCCACCCTGAATCCTCCCCAGCGCGAAGCCGTGATCACCACCGAGGGGCCGCTCCTCGTGCTCGCCGGCGCAGGCTCCGGCAAGACGCGCGTGATCGTCCATCGGATCGCCTGGATCCTCCAGCAGGGAAATCCCGCCACCTCCGTCCTGGCGATGACCTTCACCAACAAGGCCGCCAGCGAGATGCGCGAACGGGTGGGGCAGCTCGTCTCGTCGCGCAAGTCCAAGGAGCTCACCCTCGGCACCTTCCACGCCTTCGGGCTCCACCTCCTCCGCCAGGAGCACAAGCGCATCGGCTACCCGCGGCAGTTCACTATCGCCGACGCGGGCGACCAGGCGGCGCTGGTGAAGCGCGCCATGCGGGAGGTGAAGATCGACGACCGGAGCTTCGATCCCCGCCGCATCCTGGGTCTGCTCTCGCTGGCGAAGTGCGAGGGGATCCAGCCGGGGGAGCCGATCGCCAGGCCTGGGCGGCCGACGATCCACGGGGAGGAGTACGAGCTCGTGGCGGAGGAGGTCTACCCGCGATACGAGAGCGCGCTGCGCGCCATGGCGATGGTCGACTTCGACGACCTCATCGGCCTGCCGATCAAGCTCCTCCGCGAGCACCAGGAGCTGCGCGACCGCCTCAACGATCGCTTCCGCTACCTGCTGGTGGACGAGTACCAGGACACGAACCGCACGCAGCTCGAGCTCCTCAAGCTCCTGGGCCTGCCCAGGGGCAACGTCTGCGCCGTGGGCGACGACGATCAGGCGATCTACGGCTGGCGCGGCGCCGAGGTGGAGAACATCCTCCGCTTCCACCTGCACTTCCCGGGGGCGAAGGAGGTCCGCCTCGAGCAGAACTACCGCTCCTTCGGGAACATCCTCGACTGCGCGAACGAGGTGATCGCGAAGAACGAGGCACGCAAGGTAAAGGCTCTGTTTACCGAGCGTGGAGGCGGCGAGAAGGTGCGGGTGGTGACCTGCCCGAATGACGAGGCGGAGGCCCGCTTCGCCGTGGGCGAGCTCCGGGCCTCGATCGCCGGCGGCCGGAGGCCCGGCGATCACGCGATCCTCTACCGGACCAACCTGCAGTCGCGCGCCTTCGAGGAGGTGCTGCGGGCCGAGGGCGTGCCCTACGAGGTGGTGGGCGGCACCGAGTTCTTCGACCGCCGGGAGGTGAAGGATCTCCTCGCCTACCTGCGCCTCTTCGTGAACAACGGCGACGAGGTCTCGCTCCTGCGGATCGTGAACTTCCCCGCCCGCGGGATCGGCGACGCCACCATGGAGAAGGTGCGGCACCGGGCCACCGTGGAGGCGCTCCCGCTCCTGAAGGCGATGCGCAAGGCCGCCGCCGGCGCGTGGCCCGAGGTGGCGCCGGCCGCAGGCCGCATCCAGGCCTTCGTCGAGATCGTCGATCGCTACTCGAACCGCCTCGTGGAGGGCGAGCCGGCCTCGCGCCTCGCGAGGGAGCTCTGCGAGGAGGTCGATCTGCGGGGCGCGATCGCGTCCCAGATGACCTCGGCCGCCGCCGCGTCGCGCCGGATCGGCCTCATCGACGAGACCCTGGTGTCACTGGAGCGCTTCGAGGCACGGGAAGGCAAGAAGCACAGCCTCGCGCAGTACCTGGCCCAGCTCACCCTGGACCGGCGGGACGACGAGCCCGCGCTCCCCGGCGATCGCGTGGTGATGATGACCCTCCACGCGGCAAAGGGGCTGGAGTTCCCCGTGGTCTTCCTCGCGGGCCTCGAGGAGGACCTGCTGCCGCACAAGGGCATCCAGGGCGGGCCCCAGGATCTCCCGGAGGAGCGCCGCCTCGCCTACGTGGGCATCACGCGGGCCCGCGAGCGCCTCTTCCTCACCCGGAGCGCCGCCCGCCTGAGCCGCGGGAAGGAGGTCCCGCGCACGCCCTCCCGCTTCCTCTCCGACCTCCCGGGGCACGCGATCGAGGAGATCGACATCGCGCAGCCGACCGAGGCGTCGGAGCTAAGGAGCGAAACGTTCTTCGATGAGCTTCTCGCGCGGCTCGAATCGCGGTAG
- a CDS encoding metallophosphoesterase family protein: MPIDKAIRLAAVGDLHCRVGRHGHYRKLVDDVNAEGCDALLLCGDLTDHGTIDEARALVDELSRVRPPMIGVLGNHDHDSGKADEVTEILKEGGIFILDGDHYELKGHAVGFAGTKGFAGGFDRASLQGFGEETIKAFVYETVREALKLEAALLQVDAPVKVAITHYAPIRGTCEGENAEIMPFLGSSRLADAIDTYAATAAFHGHAHYGSGEGRTLGGIPVYNVASPVLRKADPERRVRIVELEAAEIAPDRSARKGEEAAPPSR; encoded by the coding sequence GTGCCAATCGACAAGGCGATCCGGCTCGCGGCGGTCGGTGACCTCCACTGCCGTGTGGGCCGCCACGGCCACTACCGCAAGCTCGTCGACGACGTGAACGCCGAGGGCTGCGACGCGCTCCTGCTCTGCGGCGACCTCACCGATCACGGCACCATCGACGAGGCGCGCGCCCTCGTCGACGAGCTCTCGCGGGTCCGCCCGCCGATGATCGGCGTGCTCGGGAACCACGATCACGACTCGGGCAAGGCCGACGAGGTCACGGAGATCCTGAAGGAGGGAGGGATCTTCATCCTCGACGGCGACCACTACGAGCTCAAGGGCCACGCCGTGGGCTTCGCCGGCACCAAGGGCTTCGCGGGCGGCTTCGATCGCGCCTCCCTCCAGGGCTTCGGCGAGGAGACCATCAAGGCCTTCGTCTACGAGACCGTGCGCGAGGCGCTCAAGCTCGAGGCCGCGCTCCTCCAGGTGGACGCGCCGGTGAAGGTGGCGATCACCCACTACGCGCCGATCCGCGGCACTTGCGAAGGAGAGAACGCGGAGATCATGCCCTTCCTCGGGAGCTCCAGGCTCGCCGACGCGATCGACACGTACGCGGCGACGGCCGCGTTCCACGGCCACGCCCACTACGGGTCGGGAGAGGGCCGGACCCTGGGCGGCATCCCGGTCTACAACGTCGCGTCCCCGGTCCTCCGGAAGGCGGATCCCGAGCGACGGGTCCGGATCGTCGAGCTCGAAGCGGCCGAAATCGCTCCCGATCGCTCCGCGCGCAAGGGAGAGGAAGCGGCTCCCCCGAGTCGGTAG
- the rplM gene encoding 50S ribosomal protein L13, which produces MKTHSAQKGEIRRKWFVVDASDKILGRMSSQVAAILKGKHTPLYTPSIDTGDFVIVVNADKVKLTGRKEENKKYYRVGLQGKPGSLKVATAQQLREKRPEDLVKNAVRRMLPRNTLGRQMFTKLKVYAGPAHPHEAQQPQALDIQA; this is translated from the coding sequence ATGAAGACGCACAGCGCCCAGAAGGGCGAGATCCGCCGGAAGTGGTTCGTGGTGGACGCGAGCGACAAGATCCTGGGCCGTATGTCCAGCCAGGTCGCCGCCATCCTCAAGGGCAAGCACACGCCCCTCTACACCCCTTCCATCGACACCGGCGACTTCGTGATCGTGGTGAACGCGGACAAGGTGAAGCTCACCGGTCGCAAGGAAGAGAACAAGAAGTACTACCGGGTTGGACTCCAGGGTAAGCCGGGCTCGCTGAAGGTGGCGACCGCCCAGCAGCTTCGCGAGAAGCGCCCCGAGGACCTGGTGAAGAACGCCGTGCGCCGCATGCTCCCCCGCAACACGCTCGGCCGTCAGATGTTCACCAAGCTGAAGGTCTACGCCGGCCCCGCGCATCCGCACGAGGCGCAGCAGCCCCAGGCCCTCGACATCCAGGCTTAG
- a CDS encoding SMI1/KNR4 family protein, translating to MSESEGRKVAAEFLDHPDHELYDEAMPGELQGVERMLKVRLPPSYKGFLQVGSGGVLASGALLLGTKDPDELGATLHAVATDLWQEGLPRHLLPIVDGDRFFCLDLSAADDAGECEVVEVDPEAFTEIARLGAFPAFARRELLPS from the coding sequence ATGAGCGAATCCGAAGGCAGGAAGGTGGCGGCGGAGTTCCTCGACCACCCGGATCACGAGCTCTACGACGAGGCGATGCCCGGCGAGCTCCAGGGCGTCGAGCGCATGCTGAAGGTCCGGCTGCCGCCCTCGTACAAGGGCTTCCTCCAGGTGGGCTCGGGGGGAGTGCTCGCGAGCGGCGCCCTCCTCCTGGGCACCAAGGATCCCGACGAGCTGGGCGCCACGCTGCACGCCGTCGCCACGGACCTCTGGCAGGAGGGCCTGCCTCGCCACCTCCTGCCGATCGTCGACGGCGATCGCTTCTTCTGCCTCGATCTCTCGGCCGCGGACGACGCCGGCGAGTGCGAGGTGGTCGAGGTCGATCCCGAGGCCTTCACGGAGATCGCGCGCCTGGGAGCCTTCCCGGCCTTCGCACGGCGCGAGCTCCTCCCCAGCTGA